The region CCCGCCGGCGCGCGTCCGACAAGGCAAAGAAGATCGCATCGAGACGGGCCGGCTCAGCAGAGGAGGCGAGATCAGGCATCGCTCAGCTCCAGGAACCGTGCAGGCATCTGATCGCGATACGGGAACATGTCGAAATAGGGCCGTGCCTCGATCAGCACGCGGCGGACGGAGGGGCGTTCGAGCAGGCGCTCGAAATAGGCCTGAAGGTTGCCGTGCCGGTCCGAAAAAGGCACCAGGATGCCGGCATAGAAGAGAGCCGGGGCGGCGGCGGCATCGGCCAGGGTGAATGCCTCGCCGGTGATCCAGGTCTCGCCCGCCAGCTGCTTCTCGATCATGTCATAGGCGGTGGCAAGCCGCCGTCTGGCATCCTCCACGCCGGCGGGATCGCGGGCTTCTTCCGGCCGGATCCGGTCCACCACGATTTTCTGAACATGCTCCTGGACGTAGTGGTCGAAGATCCTGTCCCACAGGCGGGCGTCCAGGCAAATGTCCGGGTCGTCGGGCAGCATCGGCGTGGCTCCCGGATAATGGCGGTCGAGATATTCGATAATGATCGAGCTTTCCGGAACGACCTTGCCGCGCTCGCGGTCCTTCAGGACCGGCATCTTGCCGACCGGCCAGAGCTGGTAGAAGCGCGCACGGCCGTCCGGATCCATCAGATCGACGATATGCGCCTCGAACGGTGTCCCGGCTTCATAGAGCGGGATGAGCACCTTGTGACAGAAGGATGCGAGCGGGTGGTAGTGGAGTTCGAGCATCTGCGGTTTCCTCTGATCAGAAAAGGTTTCCGTTGACAGAAACTATTTCGACAGGAGGCGGGAGTCAATAAACAGTTTCTGTTTATGGAAACTTTTAGGGCTGATCAAGGAATTCCGGAAGCTTTTTTGTCTTGTCAGGGACATCCAAGCCAGAGGCGGAGTTCATACGGTCCTGCAAAACCACCCTCATCCTGAGGAGCGAGCTTGCTCGCGTCTCGAAGGATGGGCCGCTTGCTCCGAGTATGCCGCCCATGCTTCGAGACGGTCCTGACGGACCTCCTCAGCATGAGGAGGGTGGGGAGGCGAAACTGGTGCTTGATTGCGCTCAAGCCTGCAGCCAGCCGGTCACGAGATCCAGCTTCTGCTTATTGGAAAGGCCCTGGTCCTCAAGATCCGTCCAGGTGGGAAAATGGAGAACGTGGCGGATGGTCGGGCCGATGTGGTCCGTGTCGGCAGCATCGTCGAAGGCCGCAATCAGGTCGTCTGCGATGGTGCCCAGGAAGGCGGCGACGTCCGCCATCGGCTGCTGCAGGGCGGGCACTTCCGAGACGTCCCGGAAGGACACCGTCCACATTGCCCGGGTGCGGGAATAATAGTCGTAGAACGCCGCGACGGCCGTGCGGAATTTCTCGACCGGTTCGCTGATTTCGGCCCAGTCGGCCGGGTCGGGCGGCGGATTGAGAGACAGCCACTGGGAGGTGCAGGCCTGAAAGACCGCCGTCTCGTCGGGAAAGTGGCGGTAGACGGTGAGCCTTTGCACGCCGGCCCGTTCCGCAATGGCGCTGATCGAGGTGTTTCTGGGCCCGATTTCCTCGTGCAGGTGCATCGTCGCTTCAACGATTTTCTGGCGCGTTTCCGCCTGGGATTTCGCGCGCTCGGACATCTTGTAGGACCGTTTTTCTTCATTCAGTAAACATATCTGTTCACTTAATTGTTGACAAGAGAATTCCGTGCGTCTAGGTACTCAATTCAAATGAACATGATTGTTTACTGAATATGAAAGGACATCATCATGTCTGACCATCCCACGATGCTCGGCGCGCAGCGCGTCAGCGACCAGTGGAGTGTGCTTGCCTCCTGGTTTCCCGTGCCCGGCATGGGCGGCCTGCCCGTCAACAGCTTCCTCCTGAAGGGAAGCGAGCCACTGCTCATCGATACCGGTCTTAGCATGCTGGGCGATGCTTTCGTCACGGCCCTGGAGAGCGAGATCGATCCCGAAGAGCTCTCCTGGATCTGGGTGAGCCACATGGATGCCGACCATGTCGGCAATCTCGCCCGCGTCCTGGAGATTGCGCCGAAGGCGAAGGTGGTCACGAATTTCCTCGGCATGGGCAAGA is a window of Roseibium salinum DNA encoding:
- a CDS encoding glutathione S-transferase family protein — translated: MLELHYHPLASFCHKVLIPLYEAGTPFEAHIVDLMDPDGRARFYQLWPVGKMPVLKDRERGKVVPESSIIIEYLDRHYPGATPMLPDDPDICLDARLWDRIFDHYVQEHVQKIVVDRIRPEEARDPAGVEDARRRLATAYDMIEKQLAGETWITGEAFTLADAAAAPALFYAGILVPFSDRHGNLQAYFERLLERPSVRRVLIEARPYFDMFPYRDQMPARFLELSDA
- a CDS encoding TetR/AcrR family transcriptional regulator — protein: MSERAKSQAETRQKIVEATMHLHEEIGPRNTSISAIAERAGVQRLTVYRHFPDETAVFQACTSQWLSLNPPPDPADWAEISEPVEKFRTAVAAFYDYYSRTRAMWTVSFRDVSEVPALQQPMADVAAFLGTIADDLIAAFDDAADTDHIGPTIRHVLHFPTWTDLEDQGLSNKQKLDLVTGWLQA